In one window of Oryza sativa Japonica Group chromosome 9, ASM3414082v1 DNA:
- the LOC4347752 gene encoding enoyl-CoA hydratase 2, peroxisomal isoform X1, with amino-acid sequence MAARSGPPAAAVDPEAVLSHSFPEVSFAYDERDVALYALGVGACGADAIDEKELHLVYHRDGQPHIKALPTFASLFPFKNSNGLGIVDVPGLNFDASLLLHGQHYIEIYKPIHSRANVVNKTKIAGLHDKGKATILEIETTTHVKDSGEVLCMNRSTIYLRGAGGFSDPSRPYSYASYPTNQVSRISIPNSAPSAVYEDQTQQSQALLYRLSGDYNPLHSDPMVAQVAGFTRPILHGLSSLGFAIRAVIKSFCNGDPTAVKSIFGRFLLHVYPGETLVTEMWLQGQRVLYQTKVKERNRAVLSGYVLLKHIPSSL; translated from the exons ATGGCGGCGCGATCCGGACCacccgccgcggccgtcgacCCCGAGGCCGTGCTCTCCCACAGCTTCCCCGAG GTCTCCTTCGCCTACGACGAGAG GGATGTGGCGCTGTACGCGCTCGGAGTCGGGGCGTGCGGCGCGGACGCCATCGACGAGAAGGAGCTGCACCTGGTGTACCACAGGGACGGCCAGCCACACATCAAG GCTCTTCCTACTTTTGCTTCTTTATTTCCTTTCAAGAACAGCAATGGGCTTGGAATTGTTGATGTGCCTGGCCTTAA CTTTGACGCAAGCCTTCTATTGCATGGTCAACATTACATAGAGATATACAAGCCAATTCATTCGCGTGCCAAT GTTGTAAACAAGACCAAGATAGCTGGCTTGCATGACAAAG GGAAAGCAACTATTCTTGAGATTGAGACTACAACCCATGTCAAAGATTCTGGTGAAGTTTTATGTATGAACAG GAGTACTATCTACCTGCGTGGTGCTGGAGGCTTTTCTGATCCTTCACGACCATACTCCTATGCTAGTTATCCCACTAACCAGGTTTCTCGCATTTCTATTCCAAATTCAGCGCCTTCTGCAGTATATGAAGACCAGACACAACAATCCCAG GCACTATTGTACAGGTTATCTGGGGACTATAATCCTTTGCATTCAGACCCTATGGTTGCGCAGGTTGCAGG GTTCACTCGTCCAATACTGCATGGTCTCAGTTCCCTTGGATTCGCGATCCGCGCTGTCATCAAATCTTTCTGCAATGGAGATCCAACAGCAGTGAAAAGCATCTTTGGCCGTTTTCTTCTGCATGTCTATCCTGGAGAAACTTTAGTCACTGAAATGTGGCTCCAAGGCCAGAG GGTGCTTTATCAAACAAAGGTCAAGGAACGCAACCGCGCCGTGCTTTCTGGATATGTGTTGCTCAAACACATCCCCTCATCATTGTAA
- the LOC4347752 gene encoding enoyl-CoA hydratase 2, peroxisomal isoform X2 translates to MAARSGPPAAAVDPEAVLSHSFPEVSFAYDERDVALYALGVGACGADAIDEKELHLVYHRDGQPHIKALPTFASLFPFKNSNGLGIVDVPGLNFDASLLLHGQHYIEIYKPIHSRANVVNKTKIAGLHDKGKATILEIETTTHVKDSGEVLCMNRSTIYLRGAGGFSDPSRPYSYASYPTNQVSRISIPNSAPSAVYEDQTQQSQALLYRLSGDYNPLHSDPMVAQVAGFTRPILHGLSSLGFAIRAVIKSFCNGDPTAVKSIFGRFLLHVYPGETLVTEMWLQGQRVLYQTKVKERNRAVLSGYVLLKHIPSSL, encoded by the exons ATGGCGGCGCGATCCGGACCacccgccgcggccgtcgacCCCGAGGCCGTGCTCTCCCACAGCTTCCCCGAG GTCTCCTTCGCCTACGACGAGAG GGATGTGGCGCTGTACGCGCTCGGAGTCGGGGCGTGCGGCGCGGACGCCATCGACGAGAAGGAGCTGCACCTGGTGTACCACAGGGACGGCCAGCCACACATCAAG GCTCTTCCTACTTTTGCTTCTTTATTTCCTTTCAAGAACAGCAATGGGCTTGGAATTGTTGATGTGCCTGGCCTTAA CTTTGACGCAAGCCTTCTATTGCATGGTCAACATTACATAGAGATATACAAGCCAATTCATTCGCGTGCCAAT GTTGTAAACAAGACCAAGATAGCTGGCTTGCATGACAAAG GGAAAGCAACTATTCTTGAGATTGAGACTACAACCCATGTCAAAGATTCTGGTGAAGTTTTATGTATGAACAG GAGTACTATCTACCTGCGTGGTGCTGGAGGCTTTTCTGATCCTTCACGACCATACTCCTATGCTAGTTATCCCACTAACCAGGTTTCTCGCATTTCTATTCCAAATTCAGCGCCTTCTGCAGTATATGAAGACCAGACACAACAATCCCAG GCACTATTGTACAGGTTATCTGGGGACTATAATCCTTTGCATTCAGACCCTATGGTTGCGCAGGTTGCAGG GTTCACTCGTCCAATACTGCATGGTCTCAGTTCCCTTGGATTCGCGATCCGCGCTGTCATCAAATCTTTCTGCAATGGAGATCCAACAGCAGTGAAAAGCATCTTTGGCCGTTTTCTTCTGCATGTCTATCCTGGAGAAACTTTAGTCACTGAAATGTGGCTCCAAGGCCAGAG GGTGCTTTATCAAACAAAGGTCAAGGAACGCAACCGCGCCGTGCTTTCTGGATATGTGTTGCTCAAACACATCCCCTCATCATT GTAA